In one Corythoichthys intestinalis isolate RoL2023-P3 chromosome 16, ASM3026506v1, whole genome shotgun sequence genomic region, the following are encoded:
- the vasnb gene encoding vasorin b, producing MKVSHPPLMALALVLVIPHGILSSECPKGCSCSTPESILCFQRRSANFPQGVPPSTRSLYLFANGIESLASKDFEDLKSLEMLDLSQNKLTELSDGVFLPLTSLKNLDLSSNQITYISEQCFQDMVLLERLYLYSNHIKSIHPAAFKGLENLLELKLQGNRLTSLPDLAMPRLLLLDLRFNVLPTLGPSDLQTPNLESLKLGGVGLTDLNSELIGSLKNLHELDVSKNQLQVLPSILKEISGLIHLNLAGNPMGPLKFQDLKNLQELKELDISSLSLQGLPEEFAQLFPHLRKLTAAENPFNCLCTLAWLPSWLRAQSITLERTEETRCHFPPINAGKVLERLEHRDFGCPTTTTQTTTTLRTTTALPVTTTESTTTPAPDLNDHDDGTKDADYPVPPVPASPSSSSSVDSDKEKHFCPSHTCLNGGTCHLDRYGQVECTCPRGTTGFYCEIQNNNPQSPPEHNIPVTTVTPNPPDISSRHATSTSILLDLHRYIEMRPYIRGIRLTYRNLSGPDRRPMQLSLPASYPEYRLRGLNPNSTYTVCASPLGAPNGVDSVCTQAQTTDEKNASVTGAQIVNKKMTTMLVPAIAILLLVVLIATAVGVVCYVRRKRAKGHLDLDREPSQLELDGVKPGLDNGALPQKQAQLMIPEPAVQNGNLEYEVLLLQDHCISSKNISSHKPSYF from the coding sequence ATGAAGGTCTCTCACCCTCCGCTGATGGCACTCGCGCTGGTCCTCGTTATTCCCCATGGCATTTTGTCCAGCGAATGCCCAAAGGGATGCTCTTGTTCCACGCCGGAATCCATCTTGTGTTTCCAGAGACGATCGGCCAACTTTCCTCAGGGAGTGCCGCCCTCGACGAGGAGCCTCTACCTTTTTGCCAATGGCATTGAGAGCTTGGCATCAAAGGACTTTGAAGATCTGAAGAGCTTGGAAATGCTGGACCTCAGTCAGAATAAACTGACAGAACTTTCTGATGGGGTCTTCCTACCGCTCACTTCTTTGAAGAACTTGGACTTATCGTCTAACCAAATAACCTATATTTCTGAGCAATGCTTCCAAGATATGGTCCTGCTTGAGCGTCTTTATTTGTACAGCAACCATATCAAGAGCATACATCCCGCTGCGTTTAAAGGCTTAGAGAACCTACTAGAACTCAAATTGCAGGGCAACAGGCTGACGTCTTTGCCGGATCTCGCAATGCCTCGACTGCTGCTGCTGGATCTTCGTTTCAATGTCCTACCTACATTGGGCCCATCAGACCTCCAAACCCCAAATCTCGAGTCCCTCAAACTAGGTGGTGTGGGACTAACAGACCTTAATTCGGAGCTGATTGGTAGTCTTAAGAACCTTCATGAACTGGATGTTTCAAAAAACCAACTGCAAGTTTTGCCATCAATCCTAAAAGAAATTAGCGGTCTGATTCACCTGAACCTGGCTGGCAACCCCATGGGTCCTCTTAAATTTCAGGACCTGAAAAACCTACAAGAGCTGAAGGAGTTGGACATTAGCAGCCTAAGTCTGCAAGGCCTCCCGGAGGAGTTTGCACAGCTATTTCCTCACCTTCGAAAGCTGACCGCGGCAGAAAACCCCTTCAACTGCCTTTGTACTTTAGCCTGGCTCCCGAGCTGGCTGCGAGCCCAAAGCATCACCCTGGAGAGAACGGAGGAGACCCGCTGCCATTTCCCTCCGATCAATGCTGGCAAAGTTTTGGAAAGACTGGAGCATCGGGATTTCGGCTGCCCTACCACGACTACACAAACTACAACCACGCTTAGAACTACAACTGCGCTGCCTGTCACGACTACAGAGAGCACTACTACGCCTGCCCCAGACCTCAATGATCATGATGACGGGACTAAAGACGCCGATTACCCCGTGCCGCCGGTTCCTGCTTCACCAAGCAGCAGCAGTAGCGTGGACTCTGACAAAGAAAAGCACTTTTGCCCGTCTCACACCTGCCTCAATGGCGGCACTTGTCATCTGGACCGGTATGGTCAAGTGGAGTGTACCTGTCCACGCGGAACCACTGGATTCTATTGTGAAATTCAAAATAACAATCCCCAATCGCCACCTGAACACAACATCCCTGTGACGACGGTCACCCCGAACCCCCCGGATATCAGTTCTCGTCACGCGACCTCTACATCGATCCTATTGGATCTCCACCGCTACATTGAAATGCGACCGTACATCCGCGGCATCCGTCTGACCTACCGTAATCTCTCAGGGCCCGATCGCAGGCCGATGCAACTCAGCCTACCGGCCTCGTATCCGGAGTACAGACTCAGAGGCTTGAACCCCAACTCCACCTACACTGTGTGCGCCAGTCCGCTTGGCGCTCCAAATGGCGTGGACAGCGTTTGCACCCAGGCGCAGACAACCGACGAAAAGAACGCCAGCGTCACCGGCGCACAGATCGTGAACAAGAAGATGACCACCATGCTAGTGCCCGCAATTGCCATCCTGCTCTTGGTAGTTCTGATAGCAACAGCGGTGGGCGTGGTTTGCTATGTCCGCAGGAAGAGAGCTAAAGGCCACCTGGACCTGGATCGCGAGCCCTCCCAGCTCGAGCTGGATGGCGTAAAACCCGGCTTGGATAACGGGGCGCTTCCTCAAAAACAGGCGCAACTCATGATCCCAGAACCTGCCGTTCAAAATGGCAACCTGGAATATGAAGTGCTGCTACTGCAGGACCACTGTATATCAAGTAAAAACATATCATCGCACAAACCTTCATATTTTTGA